A part of Dreissena polymorpha isolate Duluth1 chromosome 13, UMN_Dpol_1.0, whole genome shotgun sequence genomic DNA contains:
- the LOC127855276 gene encoding replication protein A 32 kDa subunit-like: MWNNQDGFQNQGGFSSPGGFGTPQQSDERKASQKPQYVAPVTIAEIINSQIADEKFYSGDMEIYQVTIVGLVRSVKESATRLDYEVDDLSGPPLEVKQFVDNDESVPDEERVKAMRENTYVRVRGTVRSFGGKKSIVATKITPVTDMNELTYHILEVVHSHVTFNAANGDAGASTSNVRQGGVTTMSNGGDHNNDMVSGLTSIQNQVRVAIRNDMSSEGASVDAVCRQMRGVPEKAIREAIDFLSSEGHIYSTIDDDHYKATDS, translated from the exons ATGTGGAATAATCAAGATG GTTTCCAAAATCAAGGTGGATTTTCTTCGCCAGGAGGATTTGGAACTCCTCAACAGTCCGATGAAAGAAAG GCATCTCAAAAGCCTCAGTATGTCGCACCAGTGACGATTGCTGAAATAATCAACTCTCAAATAGCTGATGAAAAGTTCTACAGTGGTGACATGGAGATTTATCAG GTGACAATTGTGGGGCTTGTGAGATCAGTGAAGGAGTCTGCTACCAGGCTGGATTATGAAGTGGATGATCTCTCTGGGCCACCTCTAGAAGTGAAACAGTTCGTGGATAATGAT GAGTCTGTACCAGATGAGGAAAGGGTGAAAGCGATGAGAGAGAATACATATGTGAGAGTTCGGGGCACTGTGCGTTCATTTGGTGGCAAGAAAAGCATAGTAGCGACCAAGATTACCCCCGTCACGGACATGAATGAGCTCACATACCACATACTGGAAGTTGTACATAGCCATGTGACTTTCAATGCTGCTAAC GGTGATGCAGGTGCGTCTACCAGCAATGTGAGACAGGGAGGTGTTACCACCATGAGCAACGGAGGGGACCACAACAACGACATGGTCAGTGGCCTGACCTCAATACAGAACCAG GTGAGGGTAGCGATTCGTAATGACATGTCCTCAGAAGGGGCAAGTGTGGACGCTGTATGTAGACAGATGAGGGGAGTACCAGAGAAAGCCATCAG AGAGGCGATCGATTTCTTGAGCAGTGAAGGACACATCTACTCAACCATTGACGATGATCATTATAAGGCAACTGACAGCTGA